The sequence TCCGTTGTAGAAGTAGAGTCCTTCAAGGAGGTAGTTTCCGATTAGTACCTCTCCGTAGTTTTCCATTGTTGGCTCTTCAAGGAACTTCTGGTAGATGTCGGCTATGTACTTGTTCCTCTCAAAAAGGATTGGGTCCTTCTTCCACCAGTAGTAGACCTCTTCCCTCTTCTCAGCAGGAACTACGCTCTCAATCGTGTAACCGTAGCTCTGTGAGTGGATAGCTTCCTGATAGGCGTGGATTGAGAGGTCAATCGTGATTTCGGGAGCTTTAACGTAGGCTGCAATGTTTGGAATGTTCGTTGTCTGGATTGAGTCAAGGAAGACGAGGAAAGAGAGGATCTCGTCGTAAGCCTGCCTTTCGTCGTCTGTTAGCTCCTTGTAGTCCTGAACGTCCTGTGTAAGGTCAACTGTTTCGGGTATCCAGAAGTTGGCCATCATTACCCTGTAAAGCTTTGGAGCCCACTCGTACTTAATTACGTTCAAGTTAAAGATGTTTGTTGTATCCCCGTGGAGAATTCCCCTCTTTGCCGGATCGTCGTTCCCGTTTGGGTTAAATATCGGACGGGGCTTCATTAACTCCTTCCTTATGTCAGACATTCTTCCTCCAGAATTGTTTTTCCTCTTTTGATGGCCTATCAATTATAAGACTCTTTTGGAGGTAGTTAAGTTGACGCTCTTTGAGAAGTTCTTCGAAGGAAGGGAGTTCATTTGGAAGCCAGGACTTGAGAGGGTAAGTTCAGCCGTAAGGGAATTTGGAGGGAAGGAATACCCTTCAGTAATTGTTGCAGGAACTAACGGTAAGGGGAGCACTGCCCTTTTAACTGCCGAGGCCTTAATGAAACAGGGCTTCCGTGTAGGTCTGTTTACTTCTCCCCACGTTTACAGGTTTAACGAAAGAATCAGAGTAAACCTTAAAGAAGTTAGCACTGAAGGGCTTGATGAAGCCTTTAAGGGTATTAGACCTTTAGTTGAGAGGTTTGAGCTTACATACTTTGAGGCTTCCCTCCTTTTAGCCCTTGAAGTTTTTAAAAGGGAAAGTGTTGACTGTGCAGTTTTTGAGGTAGGTCTTGGAGGGAGGCTGGATGCGACTAACGTTCTGGAACATCAGGTTGGACTTTTAACTAAGGTTTCCCTTGACCACAGAGGTTGGTTAGGGAATAGTCTTAAGGAGATTGCCGGGGAAAAGGTTGCAGTTTTGAAGGAGGGTATGGTTGGAGTATCACTTAGTAACCCTTCTGAAGTTTTGAGGGTTTTAAAGGATAACTTTAGGGGAGAACTCCACCTCTACGGAAAGGACTTTTGGGCTGAAGGGGTAAGAGTGGGCCTTAAGGGAACAGAGTTCTTCTACATGGGGCAAATTCCCATAAGTTTGAGTTTAGTAGGTGACCACTACGCCGAAAACGGGTGTGGGGCTATAAGGGCGGCTCAGGTTTTGACTGAGAGGTTTTTGGGGAAGAAGTTCCTTATTCCGAGGGAGTTTAGTTCACTTCTTCCGGGAAGGTTTGAGGTTTTTAGAGAGGCTCCTCCCTTCATCTTTGATGGGGCCCACAACGGCCAGGCCCTGAGAGCTCTCTTTAATACCTTGAAAGAGCTCGGAATAAAGGCTTCGGTAATCTTTGGAGCTTTTAAGGACAAGGAGCTTGAGGACAACCTGAAGGAGATTAAGTCTTACCTTGACTACTCGGGAGGAGATTTCTTCTCAGTATCCCTTCCTCCTCCCCGGGGCCTTTCTGCACAGGAGCTCTTAGAGAAGGCCAAAGAGTTAGGTTTAAAAGGAAGAATCCTTAAAGAGGTAAGGGTTTCAGATTTTAAAGATCCTGTAGTTCTAACCGGTTCTTTCTACGTTGGAGGTTTAGTTGAGAGAAGTTAAGTTCCTTTGGAAGAAAAGAGAGGCTGAGGACTTTATAGTTAAAGAGATTTCTGAGTTTGAAATTGATGAGGAAGGAAGCCACTACCTCTACCTCCTTGCAAAGAGGAATTACACAACGAGGGAAGTTTCAAAGAGGTTTAACCTTTCCTATGCAGGTATGAAGGATAAATTTGCATTGACCTTTCAGAAGGTATCTTCCTCAGAGTTTTTAGGGAATTTAATTTCAGAGAAAGAAGACCAAAGGTGGTTTATTCTAAAGTTCTTAGGGAAGATTAGAAGGAAAGTTAAGATCGGACAGCTAAAGGGTAACAAGTTCGCCGTAAAGGTTGAAGGTTTTAACTTTAAAGAGAGGAAAGCCTTTATAAACTACTACGACGTTCAGAGGATAGGTGGAAACTGGTTTAGGGGAAAGGAGCTCCTTAAGAGGCTCCTTGATAAACCGAGAAGGAGGTTAAAGTGGAGTGAAAACCTCCTCCTTGACTCTTACCTATCTTACCTTTGGAACAGGAGTTTGGAGCTCTACCTCATTGATAGGTTTACAGGCTATTACATTTTTGACGGAGAGGAAAGGTTCTTCATACCTGAAAGTTTAGAAGAGAGAATTGATGGACTTCCGAAGTTCTGGACTGTTCTGGGCTATAAGAAAAAGCTCCTAACTTCTGCTCTTTACTACCGGGAGGTTTTAAAAGGGGAAGGGTTCAGTCTAGATGAAGTTTTGGAGGGCTTGAGGGCTTTGGGAATTAAAGGGGACTACCGTATGACCTACGTCCTTGTTAAGGACTTTAAAGTAATTGGGAAGTACGCCTTCTTTTTCCTTCCCAAGGGATCTTTTGCTACCATGTTCTTAAAACACATTCAGGCGGTTTAAAGTGGAGGGAACGGTAGAGAAACTTTACTCCTTTATATCTCCCTGTAGGCTCTGTCCTAGGGAGTGTTTATCAAAGAGGAGTGAAGGGGAACTGGGTTTCTGTAGGGTTACCGATGAACCTATGGTTTCATCCTTTGGCCCCCACTTCGGAGAGGAGCCCGTTTTAGTAGGCTACGGGGGGAGCGGAACTATCTTCTTTACAGGTTGCAACTTAGGGTGTGTCTTCTGTCAAAATTACCAAATTTCCCACCTTATGGAAGGGGAGTACATTTCACTTTCAGACTTAGCCGATATTATGCTCCACCTTCAGGAAAGGGGGTGCCACAACATAAACCTGGTTACTCCAACCCATCAGGTTCCCCAGATATTTGCAGCCGTTGATGAGGCAAGGGGTAAAGGCTTAAAACTTCCAATAGTTTATAACTGTGGAGGTTATGAGAGCCTAGAGGTGCTAAGGGAGCTTGAAGGGCTCGTTCAGATTTACATGCCAGATTTTAAAACCTTAAGCAGGGAGTTTGCAGCCAAGTACTTAAAAGCTCCAGATTATCCAGAAGTCGTTAAAGAAGCCCTCCTTGAAATGCACAGACAGGTAGGGGACCTTGAGGTTAACGAGTTTGGAATAGCGAAAAAGGGCCTGATTGTTAGACACCTTGTAATGCCAAACTGGGCTGAAGACAGTAAGGCCGTCTTAAAGTGGATTGCGGAAAACCTTGGGAGGAATACCTATACAAACGTTATGGATCAGTACTATCCCTACTACAAGGCCTGCGACTATCCTGAGATATGCAGGAGGATAACGCCTGAGGAGTTTG comes from Thermovibrio guaymasensis and encodes:
- a CDS encoding bifunctional folylpolyglutamate synthase/dihydrofolate synthase yields the protein MTLFEKFFEGREFIWKPGLERVSSAVREFGGKEYPSVIVAGTNGKGSTALLTAEALMKQGFRVGLFTSPHVYRFNERIRVNLKEVSTEGLDEAFKGIRPLVERFELTYFEASLLLALEVFKRESVDCAVFEVGLGGRLDATNVLEHQVGLLTKVSLDHRGWLGNSLKEIAGEKVAVLKEGMVGVSLSNPSEVLRVLKDNFRGELHLYGKDFWAEGVRVGLKGTEFFYMGQIPISLSLVGDHYAENGCGAIRAAQVLTERFLGKKFLIPREFSSLLPGRFEVFREAPPFIFDGAHNGQALRALFNTLKELGIKASVIFGAFKDKELEDNLKEIKSYLDYSGGDFFSVSLPPPRGLSAQELLEKAKELGLKGRILKEVRVSDFKDPVVLTGSFYVGGLVERS
- the truD gene encoding tRNA pseudouridine(13) synthase TruD, which produces MREVKFLWKKREAEDFIVKEISEFEIDEEGSHYLYLLAKRNYTTREVSKRFNLSYAGMKDKFALTFQKVSSSEFLGNLISEKEDQRWFILKFLGKIRRKVKIGQLKGNKFAVKVEGFNFKERKAFINYYDVQRIGGNWFRGKELLKRLLDKPRRRLKWSENLLLDSYLSYLWNRSLELYLIDRFTGYYIFDGEERFFIPESLEERIDGLPKFWTVLGYKKKLLTSALYYREVLKGEGFSLDEVLEGLRALGIKGDYRMTYVLVKDFKVIGKYAFFFLPKGSFATMFLKHIQAV
- a CDS encoding radical SAM protein codes for the protein MEGTVEKLYSFISPCRLCPRECLSKRSEGELGFCRVTDEPMVSSFGPHFGEEPVLVGYGGSGTIFFTGCNLGCVFCQNYQISHLMEGEYISLSDLADIMLHLQERGCHNINLVTPTHQVPQIFAAVDEARGKGLKLPIVYNCGGYESLEVLRELEGLVQIYMPDFKTLSREFAAKYLKAPDYPEVVKEALLEMHRQVGDLEVNEFGIAKKGLIVRHLVMPNWAEDSKAVLKWIAENLGRNTYTNVMDQYYPYYKACDYPEICRRITPEEFEEVYSFAKRLGLRLAV
- a CDS encoding ribonucleotide-diphosphate reductase subunit beta → MKPRPIFNPNGNDDPAKRGILHGDTTNIFNLNVIKYEWAPKLYRVMMANFWIPETVDLTQDVQDYKELTDDERQAYDEILSFLVFLDSIQTTNIPNIAAYVKAPEITIDLSIHAYQEAIHSQSYGYTIESVVPAEKREEVYYWWKKDPILFERNKYIADIYQKFLEEPTMENYGEVLIGNYLLEGLYFYNGFMFFYNLASRNLMQGTADIIRYINRDELTHVILFEHFMKDLTDEGFKKYLTKDKIYQMFKIAVEQEQRFSKKVIGNKILGMNEKSIEDYTYYIANKRLKALGLEPIFPDRPNPYEHLERIADTGGEGNVKANFFEATVTSYNQASAVEGWDEI